GAGCCGTCAAGCTCTCGTCGGGTAATCTCATTCGAGCCGCCCGCTCGCTCGGCATCCACCGGAACACGCTGCGGCACAAGGTGTCGCTGCTGAAGATCCGGCTTCCCAAAGACCGTCCCCAATAGCTCGCAAGCGCGGCGTTGCATCGAGCCGGCCGGGTGCGTG
Above is a window of Thermoanaerobaculia bacterium DNA encoding:
- a CDS encoding helix-turn-helix domain-containing protein, translated to MDLDAKLQQVIDELLTHGISLDLARKEFEKKYISGAVKLSSGNLIRAARSLGIHRNTLRHKVSLLKIRLPKDRPQ